The following proteins are co-located in the Microbacterium immunditiarum genome:
- a CDS encoding ABC transporter permease subunit, translating to MTTPTIEEPDTAEAPRPTKRARRAARIAEAASGGWKVLLFKVIALGIIDAMALYAILVLVQSDQWVIAGVVLAVTAFANWIYFSRGHLPAKYLIPGLIFLFVFQIFAAGYTGYVAFTNYGTGHNSTKESAINALMLSAQERVPDSPAYELTIVEQLGELSFLVTDPDGDVRLGGEERPLEPVDNAEMDGGKAVGVPGYNTLSFAQIVADQQRIADMSVPISDDPNDGALRTPDGSVAYAYVSKLVYDEAADTMTDTRTGVVYSDNGTGAFTAPDGTELLPGWQIFVGFDNFTRAFTEESIRAPFFSVLTWTFVFAFLSVFLCFAAGLFLAIVFNDPRMKSKRYYRVIMILPYAFPGFLSALVWAGMMNQEFGFINVVLFGGADIPWLTNEWLAKFSILLVNLWLGFPYMFLICTGALQAIPDELQEAARVDGASAWQVFRNIKLPLLFVAVAPLLIASFAYNFNNFVLIYMLTGGGPRDVSAGVNVGATDILISMVYKVAFVGSTADYGLASAFSIIIFLLVGTISVIAFRRTKALEELV from the coding sequence ATGACGACGCCGACCATCGAAGAACCAGACACGGCCGAAGCGCCGAGACCCACCAAGCGGGCCCGCCGGGCCGCTCGCATCGCGGAAGCCGCGTCGGGCGGATGGAAGGTCCTCCTGTTCAAGGTCATCGCGCTCGGCATCATCGACGCGATGGCGCTCTATGCGATCCTCGTGCTCGTCCAGAGCGACCAGTGGGTCATCGCGGGCGTCGTGCTCGCCGTCACCGCGTTCGCGAACTGGATCTACTTCAGCCGCGGCCATCTGCCCGCGAAGTACCTCATCCCCGGTCTCATCTTCCTGTTCGTCTTCCAGATCTTCGCGGCGGGCTACACCGGCTACGTCGCGTTCACCAACTACGGCACGGGCCACAACAGCACGAAGGAGAGCGCGATCAACGCGCTCATGCTGTCGGCGCAGGAGCGCGTACCCGACTCGCCGGCCTACGAGCTGACGATCGTCGAGCAGCTGGGTGAGCTGTCGTTCCTCGTCACAGATCCCGACGGCGACGTCCGCCTCGGCGGTGAGGAGCGCCCTCTCGAGCCGGTCGACAACGCCGAGATGGACGGCGGCAAGGCTGTCGGCGTCCCCGGCTACAACACGCTTTCGTTCGCGCAGATCGTCGCCGACCAGCAGCGCATCGCGGACATGTCGGTGCCCATCAGCGACGATCCCAACGACGGCGCGCTGCGCACGCCCGACGGATCGGTCGCGTACGCGTACGTGTCGAAGCTCGTCTACGACGAGGCCGCCGACACGATGACCGATACGCGCACGGGTGTCGTCTACTCCGACAACGGCACGGGCGCGTTCACCGCCCCCGACGGCACCGAGCTGCTGCCCGGCTGGCAGATCTTCGTCGGCTTCGACAACTTCACCCGGGCATTCACCGAGGAGTCGATCCGCGCGCCGTTCTTCTCGGTCCTGACCTGGACCTTCGTGTTCGCGTTCCTGTCGGTGTTCCTGTGCTTCGCCGCGGGGCTCTTCCTCGCCATCGTCTTCAACGATCCGCGCATGAAGTCCAAGCGGTACTACCGCGTGATCATGATCCTCCCGTACGCGTTCCCGGGCTTCCTGTCGGCGCTCGTGTGGGCGGGCATGATGAACCAGGAGTTCGGCTTCATCAACGTCGTCCTCTTCGGCGGTGCCGACATCCCGTGGCTCACCAACGAGTGGCTCGCCAAGTTCAGCATCCTGCTCGTCAACCTGTGGCTCGGCTTCCCGTACATGTTCCTCATCTGCACGGGCGCTCTGCAGGCGATCCCCGACGAGCTGCAGGAGGCCGCGCGCGTCGACGGCGCGTCGGCGTGGCAGGTCTTCCGCAACATCAAGCTGCCGCTGCTGTTCGTCGCAGTCGCTCCGCTGCTGATCGCCTCGTTCGCGTACAACTTCAACAACTTCGTGCTGATCTACATGCTGACCGGTGGTGGCCCGCGCGATGTGAGCGCTGGCGTGAACGTCGGCGCGACCGACATCCTCATCTCGATGGTCTACAAGGTCGCGTTCGTCGGCTCGACCGCCGACTACGGCCTGGCGAGCGCCTTCTCGATCATCATCTTCCTGCTGGTGGGCACGATCTCGGTGATCGCCTTCCGGCGCACCAAGGCCCTGGAGGAGCTGGTCTGA
- a CDS encoding sugar ABC transporter permease has protein sequence MSDLKPGAPAARSLLDTVAAADDELTTATPSTATGGGVRGEGKLPRRTFKRYFRETGWRHLVGIGVAIFAIFPLLYIFSASLNPGGTLLTANALFSNFNFESYADLFNSPRHPYGAWFINTLVIGLITAAGTVILGALAAYSFSRMRFTGRRFGLTTLLVVQMFPQMLAAVAIFLLMVAIGDIFPALGLNTQIGLIMVYLGGALGVNTYLMYGFFNTVPSSIDEAAKIDGAGHARIFFTIILRLVAPILAVVGLLSFIGTASEFMLASVILIDPEKQTLAVGLYKFVSDEFSKNWSIFAAGAVLAAILPVALFLALQRYIVGGLTAGSVK, from the coding sequence ATGAGCGATCTCAAGCCCGGAGCCCCCGCAGCGCGCAGTCTGCTCGACACCGTCGCGGCGGCCGACGACGAGCTCACGACCGCGACCCCGTCGACGGCCACGGGCGGCGGCGTCCGCGGCGAGGGCAAGCTGCCCCGCCGCACCTTCAAGCGATACTTCCGCGAGACCGGCTGGCGCCACCTCGTGGGCATCGGCGTCGCGATCTTCGCGATCTTCCCGCTGCTCTACATCTTCTCGGCGTCGCTCAACCCCGGCGGCACGCTGCTCACCGCGAACGCGCTGTTCTCGAACTTCAACTTCGAGAGCTACGCCGACCTGTTCAACAGCCCGCGGCATCCGTATGGGGCCTGGTTCATCAACACCCTCGTGATCGGCCTCATCACCGCGGCCGGCACGGTGATCCTCGGCGCGCTCGCGGCGTACTCGTTCTCGCGCATGCGCTTCACAGGACGCCGCTTCGGCCTGACGACCCTGCTCGTCGTGCAGATGTTCCCGCAGATGCTCGCCGCGGTCGCGATCTTCCTCCTCATGGTGGCGATCGGCGACATCTTCCCGGCGCTCGGCCTCAACACCCAGATCGGCCTGATCATGGTGTACCTCGGCGGCGCGCTCGGAGTGAACACGTACCTCATGTACGGCTTCTTCAACACCGTGCCGTCGTCGATCGACGAGGCCGCGAAGATCGACGGTGCCGGCCACGCGCGCATCTTCTTCACGATCATCCTGCGATTGGTCGCCCCGATCCTCGCGGTCGTGGGTCTGCTGTCGTTCATCGGGACGGCGAGCGAGTTCATGCTCGCGAGCGTCATCCTCATCGACCCCGAGAAGCAGACGCTCGCAGTCGGCCTGTACAAGTTCGTGTCGGACGAGTTCTCGAAGAACTGGAGCATCTTCGCGGCGGGCGCGGTGCTCGCGGCGATCCTTCCGGTCGCGCTGTTCCTCGCGCTGCAGCGGTACATCGTCGGCGGGCTGACGGCCGGAAGCGTGAAATAG
- a CDS encoding sugar ABC transporter substrate-binding protein: MKVNKKGAIGLAAIIAGSAVVLAGCAGGGGGNETEAPESAGSITVWVDADRAGVLEDAAKDFTADTGVEVKLVQKEFGEIRDQFVQQVPTGEGPDIAVGAHDWLGVLVTNGVVAPVELGDKAGDFEQVAIDAWSYEGQTYGVPYAIENIGLLRNTDLVAEAPTSYDDMIAKGAAAGTEYTFLVGLDPEASDPYHLYPFQTSFGAPVFGTDADGAYDPADLQIGNAGGQEFATWLASQGATGAGVFNTNITGDLARENFVAGKAPFFLTGPWNVPAAEEAGLNIAVDPIPSAGGQDAQPFAGVQGFFLSAESENRLAANEFLINYIGSEDVQTALYEVGGRAPALTSAFEAAVGSDPITAGFGEVGANAVPMPSIPEMGSVWQFWGVTQAAIINGQGGDPVELWNKMASDIQAAIE, encoded by the coding sequence ATGAAGGTGAACAAGAAGGGCGCGATCGGCCTGGCGGCGATCATCGCCGGCAGCGCGGTCGTCCTGGCGGGCTGCGCGGGCGGCGGCGGCGGCAACGAGACCGAGGCCCCCGAGTCGGCCGGATCGATCACCGTCTGGGTCGACGCCGACCGCGCCGGCGTCCTCGAGGACGCGGCGAAGGACTTCACTGCCGACACCGGCGTCGAGGTCAAGCTCGTCCAGAAGGAGTTCGGCGAGATCCGCGACCAGTTCGTGCAGCAGGTTCCGACCGGCGAGGGTCCTGACATCGCTGTCGGCGCGCACGACTGGCTTGGCGTCCTCGTCACCAACGGCGTCGTCGCGCCGGTCGAGCTCGGTGACAAGGCGGGCGACTTCGAGCAGGTCGCCATCGACGCATGGAGCTACGAGGGCCAGACCTACGGCGTGCCGTACGCGATCGAGAACATCGGCCTGCTGCGCAACACCGACCTCGTCGCCGAGGCTCCGACCAGCTACGACGACATGATCGCCAAGGGCGCGGCCGCCGGCACCGAGTACACGTTCCTCGTCGGTCTCGACCCCGAGGCATCCGACCCGTACCACCTGTACCCGTTCCAGACGTCCTTCGGCGCTCCCGTCTTCGGCACCGACGCGGACGGCGCGTACGACCCCGCCGACCTGCAGATCGGCAACGCCGGCGGCCAGGAGTTCGCGACGTGGCTCGCCTCGCAGGGCGCGACCGGCGCCGGCGTCTTCAACACGAACATCACGGGCGACCTCGCGCGTGAGAACTTCGTCGCGGGCAAGGCGCCGTTCTTCCTGACCGGCCCGTGGAACGTCCCCGCGGCCGAGGAGGCCGGCCTGAACATCGCCGTCGACCCGATCCCGTCGGCCGGTGGCCAGGACGCGCAGCCGTTCGCCGGTGTGCAGGGCTTCTTCCTGAGCGCAGAGAGCGAGAACCGTCTCGCCGCGAACGAGTTCCTCATCAACTACATCGGCAGCGAAGATGTCCAGACGGCCCTCTACGAGGTCGGCGGTCGTGCCCCGGCCCTGACGTCGGCGTTCGAGGCCGCTGTCGGCTCCGACCCGATCACGGCGGGCTTCGGCGAGGTCGGCGCGAACGCCGTGCCGATGCCTTCGATCCCCGAGATGGGCTCGGTGTGGCAGTTCTGGGGCGTGACCCAGGCTGCGATCATCAACGGCCAGGGTGGCGACCCGGTCGAGCTGTGGAACAAGATGGCCTCTGACATCCAGGCGGCCATCGAGTAA
- a CDS encoding YajQ family cyclic di-GMP-binding protein, with product MADSSFDIVSKVDHQEADNALNQARKEVEQRYDFRGTGASIEWSGEQILIKANSDERAKAVLDVFQSKLIKRGISLKSLESGEPVASGKEFRIVSSLKDGISSENAKKISKIIRDEGPKSVKSQIQGDELRVQSKSRDDLQEVIRILKAADLDVDLQFVNYR from the coding sequence ATGGCTGATTCCTCTTTCGACATCGTCAGCAAGGTCGACCACCAGGAGGCCGACAACGCGCTCAACCAGGCCCGCAAAGAGGTCGAGCAGCGATACGACTTCCGGGGCACGGGCGCCTCGATCGAGTGGAGCGGCGAGCAGATCCTCATCAAGGCGAACAGCGACGAGCGCGCGAAGGCCGTGCTCGACGTGTTCCAGTCGAAGCTCATCAAGCGCGGCATCTCGCTCAAGAGCCTCGAGTCGGGCGAGCCGGTCGCGAGCGGCAAGGAGTTCCGCATCGTCTCGTCGCTGAAGGACGGCATCTCGTCCGAGAACGCGAAGAAGATCTCGAAGATCATCCGCGACGAAGGACCGAAGTCGGTGAAGTCGCAGATCCAAGGCGACGAGCTGCGCGTGCAGTCGAAGAGCCGCGATGACCTGCAGGAGGTCATCCGCATCCTGAAGGCCGCCGATCTCGACGTCGACCTGCAGTTCGTCAACTACCGCTGA
- a CDS encoding DUF5979 domain-containing protein: protein MPAVAVPAPIAMPSDPRAEFVEGNVMTCAQLGLEGSIRLGGSHDEPGADAYVSVTTREQRFVDVAITSAGVSAGVVIDAVVVKGGDGFNLYTNPAVLPPALLPPQDYVSPLVGAGNIAQISHWFVCYHFDALPTGSLLVDKDVIPPPGLPVDALPISFSVLVTCDAPGFVPVVLTFGRAGGVALSADSVLIEDLPVGTTCTIEEQDTDGFPAGTVVSFSPDSTVQIGDTEGVEVVVTNDFSGIAILQGSLTITKVVESTLPPAEIPAEFVVEYACLDGVEGSVTLPETGGTSAPIVTTAGTYCAIAEATASLPPGWTVIYQSGDQTSTTDLIVHVFDTPVTVTVTNTSPSPPPSPSPSPTDPGAPELAESGGETSVAWGGVVGAALLFGCGIALARVGTQTRERRRS, encoded by the coding sequence ATGCCGGCCGTCGCAGTCCCCGCCCCCATAGCGATGCCGTCCGACCCGCGCGCCGAGTTCGTCGAGGGCAACGTGATGACCTGCGCGCAGCTCGGACTCGAAGGCTCAATCCGCCTCGGCGGGTCGCACGACGAGCCGGGCGCCGACGCGTACGTCTCCGTCACCACGCGCGAGCAGCGGTTCGTCGATGTCGCGATCACATCCGCGGGCGTCAGCGCGGGTGTCGTCATCGACGCCGTCGTCGTCAAAGGCGGCGACGGATTCAATCTGTACACCAACCCCGCCGTCCTCCCTCCCGCTCTTCTGCCACCGCAGGACTACGTCTCACCGCTCGTCGGGGCCGGCAACATCGCCCAGATCAGTCACTGGTTCGTCTGCTACCACTTCGACGCGCTCCCTACGGGTTCACTCCTCGTCGACAAGGACGTCATCCCTCCTCCGGGGCTTCCGGTGGACGCGCTTCCGATATCGTTCAGCGTCCTCGTGACGTGCGACGCTCCCGGGTTCGTACCGGTGGTGTTGACGTTCGGCCGGGCCGGTGGAGTGGCGCTCAGCGCAGACTCTGTGCTCATCGAGGATCTGCCGGTCGGCACCACCTGCACCATCGAGGAACAGGACACGGACGGCTTCCCCGCGGGAACAGTCGTGTCGTTCTCGCCCGACTCCACCGTGCAGATCGGTGACACGGAGGGTGTCGAGGTGGTCGTGACCAACGACTTCAGTGGCATCGCGATCCTCCAGGGGTCGCTCACGATCACGAAGGTCGTCGAGTCGACCCTGCCGCCCGCCGAGATCCCGGCCGAGTTCGTCGTGGAGTATGCGTGCCTCGACGGGGTTGAGGGCAGCGTCACGCTTCCGGAAACCGGCGGCACGTCCGCGCCGATCGTGACGACGGCCGGCACCTACTGCGCGATCGCCGAGGCAACCGCGTCGCTGCCTCCGGGATGGACGGTGATATATCAGTCGGGTGACCAGACATCCACGACCGACCTGATCGTGCACGTGTTCGACACGCCCGTGACCGTCACCGTCACGAACACCTCACCCTCTCCCCCGCCGTCGCCGAGCCCGAGCCCGACGGATCCGGGCGCTCCGGAGCTCGCGGAGTCAGGCGGCGAGACATCCGTCGCGTGGGGTGGTGTGGTCGGCGCGGCGCTGCTCTTCGGCTGCGGCATCGCGCTCGCCCGCGTCGGCACCCAGACGCGCGAGCGCCGGCGCTCGTAG